TGTGCGCGGCCGGCGTGATGGCGGCCGTCCTCGGCCTCGGCTACTTCTTTTACTGGAACGGCCAGTTCGAGGAACAGGATGCGCTGGCCGCGCAGGAACTCAAGCTGCGCGACGACTACAAAATCAAGATGGCACAGGCGATCAACCTGGACGCGCTGGAAGCCCAGCAGCAGCAGGTGAACCGCTACGTCGAGCGCCTGGAAAAGCAGTTGCCGAGCAAGGCCGAGATGGCGGCGCTGCTGTCCGACATCAACCAGGCCGGCATCGGACGCGGCCTGCAGTTCGAGCTGTTCAAGCCGGGCCAAGTCGTCGTCAAGGATTACTATGCCGAGCTGCCGATCGACATCAAGGTCACGGGCCACTATCACGACATCGGCGCATTCGCGGCCGACATGGCCAAGATGCCGCGCATCGTCACCTTGAACAATCTGACGCTCACTGCGGCTAAGGACGGCACGCTGTCGCTGGACGCCATCGCCAAGACCTTCCGCTACCTCGACCAGGACGAACTGGATGCGCAGGCGAAATCGCGCAAGGCCAAAATGAAGGGTAACGCCGGCAAGGAGTCCAAGGCATGAGCGCGCGCATCGTGATGGGGATGGCGCTGGCGTCCGCGCTGCTGGCCGGCTGCGGCGATTCCGACGTACGCGAGGTGCGCGACTGGATGGAACAGGTGAAGCACGACACGCATCCGACCGTGAAGCCGCTGCCCGAACCCAAGGATTTCCTGCCCTACGCCTATGGCGCAAAGGACGCCGTCGATCCGTTCGACCCGAACAAGCTGCTGGGCGAACTGGCCCGCGCGGCAGCGACCTCCGACAACCCGAACCAGCCGGACCTGAAGCGCCCGCGCGAGCTGCTCGAAACCTTCCCGCTCGACACCATGCAGATGGTCGGTATGATGGAGAAGGGCGGCACCCGCTACGCGCTGCTGCAGGTCGACCGCTCGCTGTACCAGGTCAAGACGGGCCAGCGCATCGGCCAGAATTTCGGCGTCGTCACGCGCGTGGGCGAAGATGCCGTCGATATCCGCGAAGTCGTGCAGGACGCCGCCGGCGAATGGACCGGCCGCATGACGAAGCTGGAGCTGCAAACCAAGGAGAACCATAAATGACCCGATTCCTTTCCGTCGAGGGCGGCGTGCTGCTGGCGTTGGCCACGGCCTGCGCCTGGGCCCAGGACAACGCGATCGAGTCGATCAGCGCCAACCAGCAAGGCGGCAATGTCGTCATCAAGGTGGCCATGAAGGAAGCTTTGACGCAGCCCCCGATCGGCTTTTCGATTACCAATCCGGCCCGCATCGCGCTCGATTTCGGCGCCACCGCCAACGCCACCGGCAAGAACGCACAGGACATCAACCTGGGCGACGTGCGCGGCGTGAACGTCGTGCAGGCGGGCGAGCGCACGCGTCTCGTGCTGAACCTCAAGCGGGTGCTGAACTACGCCGCCGCCATCGACGGCAAGAACGTCATCGTCACCGTCGAAGGCTCGGGCGCACCGGCGCGCGCCGTCGACGCGGCCGGCCAGGCAGCAGCTACGACCGCCGCCGCGGCGGCGCCGGCGCAACTGCTGCGCGACCTCGATTTCCGCCGCGGCAGCAACGGCGAAGGCCGCATCGTCGTCGACCTGCCGAACGGCCAGGTCGCCGTCGACGTACGCCAGGTCGGCCAGCAGATCCAGGTCGACTTCCTGAAAACCGGCGTGCCGCCCTCGCTGCGCCGCCGCCTGGACGTGACCGACTTCGGCACGCCGGTGTCGCGCATCACGACGACGCCACAGGGAGACAGCACGCACATGGTCGTCGAGACCCAGGGCAACTGGGAGCAGAGCGTCTACCAGAGCGACACCCAGCTCGTCATCGACGTCAAGCCCGTCAAGGAAGACCCGAACCGCCCGGCCGGCGGCGCCGCGGGTACGGGCTACCGGGGCGAGAAGCTGTCGTTCAACTTCCAGAGCGTCGAGGTGCGCCAGGCGCTGCAGGCGATCGCCGACATCTCGGGCCTGAACATCATCACGAGCGACTCCGTCACCGGCAACCTCACGCTGCGCCTGAAGGACGTGCCGTGGGACCAGGCGCTGGACGTCGTCCTGCAGGCCAAGGGCCTGGACATGCGCAAGAACGGCAACGTGCTGTGGATCGCGCCGAAAGAAGAACTGCTGACCAAGGAAAAGCTGGAACTCGAACAGCGGGCCCAGATCTCCGACCTGGAACCGCTGCGCTCCGAGATCTTCCAGCTGAACTACCAGAAGGCGGAAGCGTTCCGCAGCGTGTTCGGCCTGGATGCGGGCGGCGCCGCGAGCAGCGAAGGCGGCGGCAGGAACCGTGTGCTGTCCAAGCGCGGCAGCGCCATCATCGATCCGCGCACGAACCAGCTGTTCGTGACCGACATCGCGTCCAAGATCGAAGACATCCGCAAGCTGATCCAGAAGACCGACATCGCGACCAAGCAGGTGCTCGTCGAGGCGCGCCTCGTGGAAGCCAACGACGGCTTCTCGCGCAACCTCGGCGCCAAGCTCGGTTTCGCCGATCTGCGCGGCGTGCGCGGCGGCGACGCCGGCTACCAGGTCAGCGGCAACCAGCGCGTGGCCATCGGCGGCAACCTCACCGGCGTCGGCCAGACGACCGGTCAGGCGTCGGGCACCGACGTCTTCAACAACAGCCAGCTGGTGAACCTGCCTGCGGCCGGCATCAACGGCACGAACGCGCCGACGATCGCGTTCTCGCTGTTCTCGTCGGCCGCCAACCGCTTCCTCAACCTGGAACTGTCGGCGCTGGAAGCGGACGGCAAGGGCAAGATCATCTCCAGCCCGCGCGTCGTCACCGAAGACAACGTCCCGGCCATCATCGAGCAGGGCGTCGAGCTGCCGTACCAGCAGGCCACGAGCAGCGGCGCCACGTCGGTCACGTTCAAGAAGGCGAACCTCAAGCTGGAAGTCACGCCGCAGATCACGCCGGACGGCAACGTCGTGCTGGACGTGGACGTCGCCAAGGATTCGAAGGGCGAGTCGACCGCATCGGGCTTCGCCATCAATACGCAGCACGTGAAGACCAAGGTGATGGTCGAGAACGGCGGCACGGTGGTGCTGGGCGGTATCTACCAGATGACCGAAAGCCGCAACGACAACAAGGTGCCGCTCATCGGCGACATCCCCGTCGTCGGCAATCTGTTCAAGTCGACGTCGCGCGAGAACCGCAAAACCGAGCTGCTCGTCTTCATCACCCCGAAGATCGTGGCCGAACGCCTGCAGAACGGTCATTGAAACAATCATCAACAATAGCCAAGACATGAACAACTTCAAGAATGACGCAGCGCGCCGCCACGGCGTGCGCGCTGCCGGCCTGCTGATGGCCATGGTACTGACCGCGTGCGGCGGCGGTGGCGGCAGTCCGGGCGCGGTGAGCGGCGGTACGGGCTCGGGCAGCACGGGCACCGGTACCGGTACCGGCACGACCGCCACCGCGGCGCCGACCGTCGCGGTGGGCTTCACGAATGCCGCCGGCGCCTCGTCCAACGCACTCACCGGCGCCACGCCGCTGTCCGTCAAGGCCACCGTGCTGGATGCGGCCAAGAAGCCGGTCCCGAACGCGATCGTGACCTTCGCCACCGACAACTCGCTGGCCGTGTTCTCGCCGACGGCCGGCACCGCGCTCACGGACGTGAACGGCGTCGCGACCATCAGCATGCGCGCGGCCAGCCTGGCCGCCGGCGGCGCGGGTACCGTGACCGCCACGTCCAAGGTGGGCGACACGACCGCGAGCGGCACCGCGAACTATTCCGTCGGCGCCACCACGCTGACGTTCGGCACCTTGAGCGCCAGCCCCGCCGGCATCCAGGCCTACGGCTCGACCGTGCTGTCCGTCGACGTGCTGAACGGCTCGAGCAAGTACACGGACCAGCAGGTCAACGTCAGCTTCAGCTCCGCGTGCGTCACGGCCGGCAAGGCGACGCTGGCGGCGACGGTGCCGACCAATAACGGCACCGTGCAGACGGTGTACCGCGACAAGGGCTGCGCCAACAACGACATCATCACCGTGTCGGCCGCCGGCGTCGCCAAGTCGGCATCGACCACGCTGACGATCGCGCCGCCGGCCGCGGCCTCCGTGCAGTTCGTCGGCGCGTCGCCCACGAACCAGTCGATCGTGATCCAGGGCCAGGGCGGCAACGGCCGCACCGAGACCGCCACGCTGACCTTCAAGGTCGTCGACATCTTCGGCAATCCGCTCGCGGGCAAGCAGGTGAATTTCACGACGGCGTCGACGTCCGTCCGGGTCAACAAGGCGAGCGACACCACCGACGCGACCGGCCAGGTCGTCACCACCGTGAATTCGGGCAGCGTGCCGACGTCGTTCCGCGTCCAGGCCACGCTGCCGGGTACCGGTACCAACGGCGGCGCCGACATCTCGACCTTGTCCGACTCGATCGTCGTGACGACGGGCCTGCCGGTGCAGCGCGCGTTCTCGCTGAGCTCCGGTTCGTTCAACGTCGAGGGCTGGACCGTCGACAATCCGTCCGCCACCACCGTGCAGGTGATGCTGGCCGACGCTTTCGGCAACCCCGTCCCGGACGGCACGCCGGTCGTGTTCCAGACGAATATGGGCGCCATCGGCTCGTCCGATAAAGGCGGCTGCAACACGGTCAACGGCGTGTGCTCGGTCGTGTTCCGCACGCAGGCGCCGCGGGTGCCGACGGCAGGCGTGCCAGCCACGCCGTGCAATGCCGTCAGCCCGGACGCTACCCGGCCCGGCCTGGCCACGATCTGCGCCAGCTCGACCGACGGCACCAATACGGTGTACGCCAAGACCGCGATCTTCATGAGCGGCAGCTATGTCGCCAACGCCTACCTGGACGGCAGCCCGACGCCGATCACGGCCGGCACGATCGACCTGGGCACGATCAAGTCCAGCGACACCCGGACGTTCCGGCTGCAGCTGAACGACGTGAACAACAACCCGATGCCGGCCGGTTCCAAGGTCGAGATCACGAGCATGCTCAATGGTGTCGCCGCACCGGTCGTGCCGGCCACCGTGCCGAACGTGGCGCCGCATTCGGCCACCAATGTGGACGACCCGACCGGCATGACGGTCAGCAGCGCTCCCCAGGGTTACACGCACTTGTTCAGCATCGGCAGCCCGGCCGCGACCAATTGCACGGGCCCGGCCACGGCCACGTTCAACGTCACCGTGACGACGCCGGCTGGCTCGGTAACCAGTATTCCGTTTAAACTGTCGTTCACCTGCCCGTAAGTTTTCTTAGGGGATGCCCGATTGCAACAAAACGGCCAGGGCATACCTGGCCGTTTTTATTTGAACGCGTACACGTGTCTGACTGTAAGAACAACAATATCTTCCTCGTCGGCCTGATGGGAGCCGGCAAGACCACCATCGGCCGCCTGCTGGCGCGGCGCCTGGACATGACCTTCATCGATTCCGACCACGAGATCGAAGCGCGCACCGGCGCCACGATCCCCTGGATTTTCGAGATCGAAGGCGAAGCCAGTTTCCGCCGCCGCGAAGCCGACGTGATCCGCGAACTGACGTCGCAGAACGGCATCGTACTGGCCACGGGCGGAGGCGCCGTGCTGAATCCGGCCAGCCGCGCACTGCTGGCCGAGCGGGGCACCGTCATCTACCTGCGCGCGAGCGTCTCCAGCATCCTGCAGCGCACGGCGCACGATAAAAACCGCCCGCTGCTGCAGACGGCCGATCCGCGCAAAAAGCTGGAAGACCTGACCGCGCAAAGGGAACCCCTGTACCGCGAGATCGCCGACATCGTCATCGATACGGGCCGACCTAACGTACAATCGATGGTTCAGACAATACTGGACCAGCTCGAGGCCGACAACGCCGAGCGCGAGCGGACCAAAGCAAAGGCGACAATGAACGAACAGGCATGCATTTCCCTTAACGTCGAGCTGGGCGACCGCAGCTATCCGATCGCGATCGGCCGCGGCCTGCTGGACGACTCCTCCCTTTTGAACCGCCACATCGGCGGCAGCGGCAAGGTGGCCATCGTCACCAACACGACCGTCGCGCCGCTGTACCTGGAAAAGGTCGCGGCGCCGCTGCGCGCGGCCGGACGCGACGTCGTGTCCATCATCCTGCGCGACGGCGAAGAATACAAAAACTGGGAAAACCTGAACGAGGTGTTCGACGCGCTGCTCGCCAACAAATGCGACCGCAAGACGACCCTGGTCGCACTGGGCGGCGGCGTGATCGGCGACATGACCGGCTTCGCTGCCGCGACCTATATGCGCGGCGTGCCGTTCGTGCAGATCCCGACGACCCTGCTCGCGCAAGTCGATTCGTCCGTCGGCGGCAAGACCGGCATCAACCACCCGCTGGGCAAGAACATGATCGGCGCGTTCTACCAGCCGCGCGCCGTCATCGCGGACACCGCCACGCTCGACACCCTGCCGGACCGTGAACTGTCGGCCGGCCTGGCGGAAGTCATCAAGCACGGTGCGATCCTCGACGCCGGCTTTTTCGACTGGATCGAGGCGAACATCGGCAAACTGATGGCACGCGACCACGCGGCCCTCGCGCACGCGATCGCGCGCTCGTGCGAGATCAAGTCCGACGTCGTCGCACGCGACGAGCGCGAAGGCGGCCTGCGCGCCGTGCTGAACTTCGGCCACACCTTCGGCCACGCGATCGAGTCCGGCCTGGGCTACGGCGAATGGCTGCACGGCGAGGCCGTCGGCTGCGGCATGGTGATGGCGGCCGATCTGTCGCGCCGCCTGGGCCTCATCGACGATGCGACCGTCGACCGCGTGCGCGCGCTGGTGAAAGCGGCCGGGCTGCCGGTCGTCGCGCCGGATTTAGGTGTCGACCGCTGGATCGAGCTGATGGAAGTCGACAAGAAGAACGAGGGCGGTGCCATCAAGTTCATCCTCCTGAAACCGCTGGGCAGCCCGAGCATCACCAACGCCCCGCGCGAGCTGCTGGAAGCGACCTTGGAGAACTGTACGAAATGATCGACTTCGACGCCCACCTCGCTCCTTACGCGGCGCAGTCGTCGAAGAGCCGTGGGCGTCGCCATCCGGAACCGTCGCCGGGCTCGCGCAGCGAGTTCCAGCGCGACCGCGACCGCATCATCCACTCGACCGCGTTCCGCCGGCTCGAGTACAAGACCCAGGTCTTCCTCAACCACGAGGGAGATTTATTCCGCACCCGCCTCACGCACTCGATCGAAGTCGCCCAGATCGGGCGTACGCTGGCGCGCAGCCTGCGCCTGAACGAGGACCTCGTCGAAGCGACCGCTCTCGCGCACGACCTCGGGCACACGCCGTTCGGCCACGTCGGCCAGGACGTGCTGAACGAGTGCATGAAGGATTACGGCGGCTTCGAGCACAACCTGCAAAGCCTGCGCGTCGTCGACCATCTGGAGGAACACTACGGCGCCTTCGATGGCCTGAACCTGACGTTCGAGACGCGCGAAGGCATTCTGAAACACTGCTCGCTGACGAACGCGCGCCAGCTGGGAGACCTCGGCCAGCGTTTCATCGACAGGACGCAACCGAGCCTGGAAGCGCAGCTGACGAACCTCGCCGACGAAATCGCGTACAACAACCACGACATCGACGACGGCCTGCGTTCGGGCCTGCTCACGATGAAGCAGATGGAAGAGGTGGAGCTGTTCGCGCGCCTGCACCGCGAGGTGGTCCGGCAGTACCCGGGCCTGCCGGGCCGGCGCGAGCTGTACGAGACGATCCGCCTGATGATCACGGCGATGACGGCCGACTTGGCCGCGACGTCGGCCCAGCTGCTGGCCGACGCGGCTCCGCAAAGCATCGAGGACGTGCGCCTGTCGCCGCCACTGATCCGCTTTTCGGACGCGATGCGTGCCGAAACGACGGCGCTGAAGCGCTTCCTGCACGCCAACCTGTACCGGCACTACCAGGTGAACCGCATGCGCGTAAAGGCCAGCCGCATCGTGTACGAACTGTTCGATGCCTTCATGACCGATCCCGTGCTGCTGCCGCCGGATTACCAGGTGGCGTCGGGCGACACGATGAAGCAGGCGCGCAAGATTGCCGATTACATCGCGGGAATGACGGATCGGTATGCGATCAAGGAGCATCGGCGGATTTATTCGCTCGATACCTTCTGAAATACCGTCGTTCCCGGCACTGCCGGAAACGACTCCCCGCTTTCGCGGGGACGACGATGCGGGTGTCTACTCGCTGCGCGCGAACACCCGCAACCGATGCCCATCCGGATCCGCGGCCGTGAACGTATAACCGAAATCCACCTTGGTCGGCGCCTGCAGGATACGCAGCCCGGCGTCGCGCCATTTGCCGTGCAGCGCATCGACGTCGGCATCGGCGCCGACACGGAACGCCAGCTCGCTGCCGCTGCCGTGGAAGTCGGCGGCCGGTACCGTGTCGGACTTCGCCCACAGGCCCAGCATGCGGCCGTTTTCAAGCGGGAACAGGACGAACGTGGGCGAGCTCTCGACGTGCTGCGCGTCCAGCAGCTTGCCGTACAAGCGCGCGCTCGCTTGCGGATCGGCGACGTAGAGGATGGTGTAGGTCGGGGTCAGCATGGTGTTCTCCTTCGGTGGTTGACAGTGCGGCCAGTCTAGGCAGGAGCACTGTCAATTCCTGTCAGGAGCCGTACATTCGGGGGCTGAGCACTTTTTGAAGAAATGGCTTTGCGGCCATGGGCTTTGCCGCCATGTCCGCTACGGTCGACGCGCGATGTCGATGCGATTGATCCAGCCTTGCCATGATCCCGCGCGCAAATCCCGGGTTAGAGCCCTTTTACGAAACATGGCTCCACAACCATGTTTTCTACATTGCTGGCGGACGGCGCTCCGCGTCGAGTCGGAACATGCCGTCGCCCAGTCGTACCGGAAAAACCTTGCCCCGAAATGTGCTCTGACCCCGGATTTGGGCAAGATCCTTGCGGAAATTTCCAAAAATCGGGCTCTGACCCCGGTGTTAGTTGAACAGCGACGGCGCCGCCATTTGCCCCAGCAGCTTCTTGATCGGCGCCGGCAGCGGGGCGTCGGCGATGCCGGCGAGATCCCACCACACGTGGCCCGCCGGCGTGTCGGCGCGCCTGGTCAGGCCGATGCGGTAAGGCTGGATGTGCAGGCGGTAGTGCGTGAACCCGTGGACCAGCGGCAGCAGCGCTTCGACCTCGGCCACGTCGCCGAACTCGCCGGCGGCGCCGGCCAGCGTCGCCGCGGACACGTCGTCCGCTTCATCCAGCGCCACGTGGCCGTCGTATTCCGGCAGCGACAGCAGGCCGCCCCAGATGCCGGAATCGGGCCGTTGCTGCAGCAGCACCTGGCCATTGTCGACGACGGCCAGCATCAGCGCGCGCCGCTCCGGCGTCGCCTTTTTCGGCTTCGGCACGGGCAGCACGGACGTGCGGTCGGTGGCGAATGCCACACAGCGGCCCTGCAGCGGGCAGCGGCCGCAATCCGGTTTGCCGCGCGTGCACAGCGTGGCGCCCAGGTCCATCAGGCCCTGCGTGTATGCCTCGATGCCGTCGCCTTCCGGCAGCAGGGCGTCGGCGCGGCGCCACAGCGCGTCTTCCACCGGTTTGATGCCGGGGTATTCGTCGATGCCGAATACGCGCGCGAACACGCGCTTCACGTTGCCGTCCAGGATCGCGGCACGCGCACCGCTCGAAAACGCGGCGATGGCGGCGGCCGTCGAGCGGCCGATGCCGGGCAGGTCGGCCAGCAGCGCCGGGTCGCTCGGGAACACGCCATCGTAGTCCGCGACGACGCGCTTGGCGCACGCGTGCAGGTTGCGCGCCCGCGTGTAGTAACCGAGGCCGCTCCAGTGGGCCATGACGTCTTCCGCCGGCGCCGCGGCGAGGTCGTGCACGGTCGGGAAGCGCTCGAGGAAGCGCGCGTAATAGCCCAGCACCGCGGTCACCTGCGTCTGCTGCAGCATGATCTCGGACAGCCAGATGCGGTAGGCGTCGCGCGTGTTTTGCCAGGGCAGGGCGTGACGGCCGTGGGCGCGCTGCCAGTCGATGACGGCGCGCGAGAAGCTCGGGTCGGACAGGATTTCGGTGTCGGTGCTGCGTTTCATGAAGTCGTTACTCCGCCGTCAGGCGGCTCGCAATTCGGGCAGGCCGGCGCGCAGCGCATCGGCAACGAGACCGGACAGATCCGCCAGGCGCGCCTTGACCTGCTCCAGGTCGTGTTGGGCCGCCTCGAAGGCAGCGATTTTCTGTTCCAGGCTGTCGGTGGCGTCCAGGATGCGCTGGATCGACGCCTGGCGGTGGCGCAGCTGGTCGCGGTGCTGGCGGATCTGGGCTTCGAGCGGCGCCATGACCACCTTCAGCCATGCCTCCGCGTCGCCGTTCGCCTCGCGGAACGCGAATTTCACACGCGATGCGATGGAATCGAAGAAGCGTTCGAGCAGCGTGCCGCGGCTCGTGATGAGCAAGGTCGCGGTGCCGAACTGTTTGACATAGATGGCTTCGATGGCGTCGATCTCGCGCCGGTAGCGTTCCAGCGACAGCGCGGCCGGCAGCGCCAGCGCGAGCCCGTGCTCGGTGGAGAAGCGGCGCACCATCGTCTCCATCATCGCCGCGATCTCGGCGATCTTGCCGCTCGCGGCATCCAGGCTGGCGCGCGCCTGATCGAAGAACGTGCGCACCGGCGTGCGCATGCCGGTGGAAAAACGCGCGGCTTCCATCGCGGCGCGCACGGCGTCGACGTGCTCCTGCACGACGTCCATGCCGATGGTGGAATACAGCTCCGTCGACAGGGTCGTGAACACGGCGCGCGTGCCCTGCAGCTTGAACAGGCTCGCGTCGAATTCCTTCTTTTCCATCTCGACGCGGCGCATCATGTGCGCGATCACGCCCTGGTTCTTGCCGCGCAGGCCTTGCAGTTCCTGCAGCTGTTCGACGAGGTCGCGCCCGCGCGCGCCCAAGAGGGCGGACTGGGCGTCCGTCAGGGCTGCGAGGTCGTCCTGCAGCTGGCGGCGCAGGATGTCCTGGCGCGCCGGGATCAGTTCGTGGAACAGCGCCGATTCCAGCGCGCCCATGCGGCTCTTTTCGAACAGCGCATAGTCTCCCGTGATCTTGCCGACAAGGGCCTTCTGCGCCGAGACCGGGAACACCTGCGTGTCCGCCACGCCCAGCAGCCGGGCCGCGTCGTGCCGCTGGCGCGCGATGGCGGCGTCGTTGTCTTGCGGCGTCCGCAGTTCGTCCCACAGCGCGTCGATCTTGTTCAGCACGACGATGCGCCCCGGGCCGGATCCGATGTGCGTGCGCCAGACGTCGATGTCGCTCTTCGTGACCCCCGTCTCGGCGGCCAGGATGAACAGCACGGCGTGCGCGTTCGGGATCAGGTTCAAGGTCAGCTCGGGCTCCGTGCCGATCGCGTTCAGGCCCGGCGTGTCGAGGATCACGAGGCCTTGCTGCAGCAGCGGATGCGGCACGTTGATCAGCGCGTGGCGCCAGCGCGGGATCTCGACGAGGCCATCCGCGCCCAGCGTCGCCGCGAGGTCGGGGTCGTCGGGATCGTACAGGCCGTAGCGCTGGGCATCAAAGGGGGAGACGCGGCGCGTCAGGCTCACTTGCAAAAAGCTCTCGTGCATGCGCTCGGGCGCGGACAGGTCCAGCGGCAGCACGGTCCAGGCGTCAGGCACGTCGCGGTAGTCGCTCGTGGCCATGCGCTCGGCGCGCGTCTCGATCGGCAGCAGGCGGATGCAGGGGGGAAGCCGAGCATCCCAGGCGAATTCGGTCGGGCACATCGTCGTACGGCCGGGGCTCGAGGGCACGATGCGCTGGCCGTAGTCGGCGAAAAAGATGGCGTTGATCAGCTCGGATTTACCGCGCGAGAATTCGGCGACGAACGCGACCGACAGCCGGTCGTCGCGCAGCCGCGCGAGCGCGCGCGCGACCCGCTGTTCCGCCGCCCCGTCCAGCAGCTCGGCCGCCTGGGCCCAGCCGCGATACTGTTCCAGCGTCTGGGCGACGTGCGCGCGCCAGTCCGCATATTGTTGTAAGTCCTGCATTGTTCGCGCCTCGTCTTTG
This genomic stretch from Massilia putida harbors:
- a CDS encoding dynamin family protein produces the protein MQDLQQYADWRAHVAQTLEQYRGWAQAAELLDGAAEQRVARALARLRDDRLSVAFVAEFSRGKSELINAIFFADYGQRIVPSSPGRTTMCPTEFAWDARLPPCIRLLPIETRAERMATSDYRDVPDAWTVLPLDLSAPERMHESFLQVSLTRRVSPFDAQRYGLYDPDDPDLAATLGADGLVEIPRWRHALINVPHPLLQQGLVILDTPGLNAIGTEPELTLNLIPNAHAVLFILAAETGVTKSDIDVWRTHIGSGPGRIVVLNKIDALWDELRTPQDNDAAIARQRHDAARLLGVADTQVFPVSAQKALVGKITGDYALFEKSRMGALESALFHELIPARQDILRRQLQDDLAALTDAQSALLGARGRDLVEQLQELQGLRGKNQGVIAHMMRRVEMEKKEFDASLFKLQGTRAVFTTLSTELYSTIGMDVVQEHVDAVRAAMEAARFSTGMRTPVRTFFDQARASLDAASGKIAEIAAMMETMVRRFSTEHGLALALPAALSLERYRREIDAIEAIYVKQFGTATLLITSRGTLLERFFDSIASRVKFAFREANGDAEAWLKVVMAPLEAQIRQHRDQLRHRQASIQRILDATDSLEQKIAAFEAAQHDLEQVKARLADLSGLVADALRAGLPELRAA